In Musa acuminata AAA Group cultivar baxijiao chromosome BXJ3-11, Cavendish_Baxijiao_AAA, whole genome shotgun sequence, one DNA window encodes the following:
- the LOC103972449 gene encoding calcium-binding protein PBP1 encodes MARGQQRRPMEFEDFLPVMAEKLGGDGLVEELCNGFRLLMDPRHRLITFDSLKRNAALLGLDGLRDDELRAMIREGDGDGDGALSQWEFCVLMVRLSPQLMEAPSQWMDQPSAFMS; translated from the coding sequence ATGGCGCGGGGGCAGCAGCGGCGGCCGATGGAGTTCGAGGACTTCCTCCCCGTCATGGCGGAGAAGCTCGGGGGGGACGGTCTCGTGGAGGAACTCTGCAATGGGTTCCGCCTCCTGATGGACCCCCGTCACCGGCTCATCACCTTCGACAGCCTCAAGCGTAACGCTGCCCTGCTAGGCCTCGACGGCCTCCGCGACGATGAGCTCCGGGCCATGATCCGGgagggcgacggcgacggcgacggcgcgcTCAGCCAGTGGGAGTTCTGCGTTCTCATGGTCCGCCTCAGCCCCCAGCTGATGGAGGCACCCAGCCAGTGGATGGACCAGCCCTCCGCATTCATGAGCTAA
- the LOC103972675 gene encoding G-type lectin S-receptor-like serine/threonine-protein kinase B120 isoform X2 — translation MGSQCMGFAVLLLSLLLVSPASLSYAKDTLELDGYIEDGETLISAGEIFELGFFSPGSSKYRYIGIWYYNFSTDTVLWVANREAPVHDTSGRLAVGGDGNLVVLNGSRSVLWSSNVSLSSNASTVQLQDDGNLVLNNTGRVAWQSFENPTDTYLPGMKVGLDLTTNVNQYITSWKSSDDPAPGNYSMGVDPNRSTQIFVWEGTKPRWRSGRWNGQVFIGIQNMVPTYIYGFKLSNFELEKKMYFYYNAFNSSHRYVLTWEGIEKHLTWKDDTKFWSTFWAQPITDCELYNKCGNYGSCTDENTPICSCLKGYVPAVEAEWSSGNWTSGCVRRTPLQCERNSSGGAGSVQTDGFWKMEGVKLPDLSDWASGVVDEDGCRDACLGNCSCRAYAYVTGIGCLVWGVDLVDIHIFSSGGNDMYLRLAASEIQTKKKKSFVILIVVLAVVLSLGCIYLFFKCKKRIRGTARDAFYRRRGGGGIVSVDPNRDRDRAEGGVSFPIPDESKDQKCQELPLFSFDSIVASTSNFALANLLGEGGFGPVYKGTLPGGQEVALKRLSRSSGQGETEFKNEVILMAKLQHRNLVRLLGCCIHGEERILVYEYMPNRSLNAFLFDPRKKGLLEWKTRYDIIEGIARGLLYLHRDSRLRIIHRDLKASNILLDKDMNPKISDFGMARIFGSDDNETNTKRVVGTYGYMSPEYAMQGVFSVKSDVYSFGVLLLEIVSGRKNSSFAHQDSSLNLLGSAWKLWNEDNVMEFVDPAIRDSCSARQASRCVNVGLLCVQDRPNDRPTMSSVVIMLEGGTAAYPQPKQPTFSAERSPSDTESSTFGLRVASASNSITLLTAR, via the exons ATGGGATCTCAGTGCATGGGTTTCGCAGTCCTGCTGCTCTCGCTTCTGCTCGTCTCACCGGCTTCTCTCTCGTATGCCAAGGACACCCTCGAACTAGACGGGTACATCGAAGACGGCGAGACGCTGATCTCCGCCGGCGAGATCTTCGAGCTTGGCTTCTTCAGCCCCGGCAGCTCCAAGTACCGGTACATCGGGATTTGGTACTACAACTTCTCCACCGACACCGTCCTCTGGGTGGCCAACCGCGAGGCGCCCGTTCACGACACCTCAGGCCGCCTTGCCGTCGGCGGCGACGGCAACCTCGTGGTCCTGAACGGCAGCCGGAGCGTCTTGTGGTCCTCGAACGTGTCCTTGTCGTCGAACGCGTCGACGGTGCAGCTGCAGGACGATGGCAACCTCGTGCTCAACAACACCGGCCGCGTCGCATGGCAGAGCTTCGAGAACCCCACCGACACGTACCTGCCCGGCATGAAGGTCGGCCTCGACCTCACCACCAACGTGAACCAGTACATCACGTCGTGGAAGAGCAGCGACGACCCGGCGCCGGGGAACTACTCCATGGGCGTCGACCCCAACCGGTCGACTCAGATCTTCGTGTGGGAGGGGACGAAGCCGCGGTGGAGGTCCGGGCGGTGGAACGGGCAGGTCTTCATCGGGATCCAGAACATGGTGCCCACCTACATCTACGGGTTCAAGCTGAGCAACTTCGAGCTGGAGAAGAAGATGTACTTCTACTACAACGCCTTCAACAGCTCGCACCGCTACGTGCTCACATGGGAGGGGATCGAAAAGCATTTGACATGGAAGGACGACACCAAGTTCTGGTCTACGTTCTGGGCGCAACCCATCACGGACTGCGAGCTCTACAACAAATGCGGCAACTACGGGAGCTGCACCGACGAGAACACCCCGATATGCTCTTGCTTAAAGGGATACGTGCCGGCGGTGGAGGCGGAGTGGAGCAGCGGGAACTGGACCAGTGGGTGCGTGAGGAGAACGCCATTGCAGTGCGAGAGGAACAGCAGCGGCGGAGCTGGGAGCGTACAGACCGACGGGTTCTGGAAGATGGAAGGGGTGAAGCTGCCGGACTTGTCGGACTGGGCCTCGGGCGTCGTCGACGAAGACGGATGCCGAGACGCGTGCTTGGGTAATTGCTCTTGCCGAGCCTACGCGTACGTGACCGGGATCGGATGCCTGGTGTGGGGTGTGGATTTGGTTGACATACACATCTTTTCCAGCGGCGGCAATGACATGTACCTCCGCCTTGCTGCGTCGGAGATCC agaccaagaagaagaagagcttcgtGATACTCATAGTTGTTTTAGCAGTGGTCTTATCACTGGGATGCATCTACCTGTTCTTCAAGTGCAAGAAAAGAATCAGAGGTACAGCTCGTGATG CGTTCTATCGACGGAGAGGAGGCGGAGGAATCGTGTCGGTCGATCCCAACAGAGATAGAGATCGAGCAGAAGGTGGAGTGTCGTTTCCAATTCCAGATGAATCGAAGGACCAAAAATGCCAAGAGCTGCCTCTGTTTAGTTTCGATTCGATCGTTGCTTCCACATCCAACTTTGCACTCGCCAATCTGCTCGGTGAAGGTGGATTCGGTCCTGTTTACAAG GGTACGCTACCTGGAGGCCAAGAAGTAGCTCTAAAGAGACTGTCAAGGAGCTCGGGACAAGGCGAGACCGAATTCAAGAATGAGGTCATCCTAATGGCAAAGCTACAACACAGGAACCTCGTGAGGCTCTTGGGTTGTTGCATTCATGGAGAAGAGAGGATACTCGTCTACGAATACATGCCCAATAGAAGCTTGAATGCCTTCCTTTTTG ATCCGAGAAAGAAGGGATTGCTGGAGTGGAAGACGAGGTACGACATCATCGAAGGGATCGCCCGAGGCCTCCTCTACCTTCACAGGGACTCGAGACTACGGATCATACACCGGGATCTGAAGGCCAGCAACATATTGCTGGACAAGGACATGAATCCCAAGATCTCAGATTTCGGCATGGCGAGGATCTTCGGCAGTGACGACAACGAAACGAACACGAAAAGGGTGGTGGGAACATA TGGCTATATGTCTCCAGAGTACGCAATGCAAGGAGTCTTCTCTGTGAAATCCGACGTTTATAGCTTCGGCGTGCTGCTTCTAGAGATTGTGAGCGGACGAAAGAACAGCAGTTTCGCGCATCAAGACTCGTCACTTAACCTCCTAGGCAGC GCATGGAAGCTGTGGAACGAGGACAACGTGATGGAGTTTGTGGATCCGGCGATAAGGGATTCATGCTCAGCGAGGCAGGCATCGAGGTGCGTCAACGTGGGGCTCTTGTGCGTGCAGGACCGGCCAAATGATCGACCGACGATGTCGTCGGTAGTAATAATGTTGGAGGGTGGGACTGCTGCTTATCCACAGCCGAAACAGCCCACGTTTTCAGCAGAAAGGAGCCCCAGCGATACAGAGTCATCCACGTTTGGTCTCAGAGTTGCTTCCGCCAGTAACTCCATCACTTTGCTCACTGCAAGATAG
- the LOC103972675 gene encoding G-type lectin S-receptor-like serine/threonine-protein kinase B120 isoform X1 has product MGSQCMGFAVLLLSLLLVSPASLSYAKDTLELDGYIEDGETLISAGEIFELGFFSPGSSKYRYIGIWYYNFSTDTVLWVANREAPVHDTSGRLAVGGDGNLVVLNGSRSVLWSSNVSLSSNASTVQLQDDGNLVLNNTGRVAWQSFENPTDTYLPGMKVGLDLTTNVNQYITSWKSSDDPAPGNYSMGVDPNRSTQIFVWEGTKPRWRSGRWNGQVFIGIQNMVPTYIYGFKLSNFELEKKMYFYYNAFNSSHRYVLTWEGIEKHLTWKDDTKFWSTFWAQPITDCELYNKCGNYGSCTDENTPICSCLKGYVPAVEAEWSSGNWTSGCVRRTPLQCERNSSGGAGSVQTDGFWKMEGVKLPDLSDWASGVVDEDGCRDACLGNCSCRAYAYVTGIGCLVWGVDLVDIHIFSSGGNDMYLRLAASEIQTKKKKSFVILIVVLAVVLSLGCIYLFFKCKKRIRAFYRRRGGGGIVSVDPNRDRDRAEGGVSFPIPDESKDQKCQELPLFSFDSIVASTSNFALANLLGEGGFGPVYKGTLPGGQEVALKRLSRSSGQGETEFKNEVILMAKLQHRNLVRLLGCCIHGEERILVYEYMPNRSLNAFLFDPRKKGLLEWKTRYDIIEGIARGLLYLHRDSRLRIIHRDLKASNILLDKDMNPKISDFGMARIFGSDDNETNTKRVVGTYGYMSPEYAMQGVFSVKSDVYSFGVLLLEIVSGRKNSSFAHQDSSLNLLGSAWKLWNEDNVMEFVDPAIRDSCSARQASRCVNVGLLCVQDRPNDRPTMSSVVIMLEGGTAAYPQPKQPTFSAERSPSDTESSTFGLRVASASNSITLLTAR; this is encoded by the exons ATGGGATCTCAGTGCATGGGTTTCGCAGTCCTGCTGCTCTCGCTTCTGCTCGTCTCACCGGCTTCTCTCTCGTATGCCAAGGACACCCTCGAACTAGACGGGTACATCGAAGACGGCGAGACGCTGATCTCCGCCGGCGAGATCTTCGAGCTTGGCTTCTTCAGCCCCGGCAGCTCCAAGTACCGGTACATCGGGATTTGGTACTACAACTTCTCCACCGACACCGTCCTCTGGGTGGCCAACCGCGAGGCGCCCGTTCACGACACCTCAGGCCGCCTTGCCGTCGGCGGCGACGGCAACCTCGTGGTCCTGAACGGCAGCCGGAGCGTCTTGTGGTCCTCGAACGTGTCCTTGTCGTCGAACGCGTCGACGGTGCAGCTGCAGGACGATGGCAACCTCGTGCTCAACAACACCGGCCGCGTCGCATGGCAGAGCTTCGAGAACCCCACCGACACGTACCTGCCCGGCATGAAGGTCGGCCTCGACCTCACCACCAACGTGAACCAGTACATCACGTCGTGGAAGAGCAGCGACGACCCGGCGCCGGGGAACTACTCCATGGGCGTCGACCCCAACCGGTCGACTCAGATCTTCGTGTGGGAGGGGACGAAGCCGCGGTGGAGGTCCGGGCGGTGGAACGGGCAGGTCTTCATCGGGATCCAGAACATGGTGCCCACCTACATCTACGGGTTCAAGCTGAGCAACTTCGAGCTGGAGAAGAAGATGTACTTCTACTACAACGCCTTCAACAGCTCGCACCGCTACGTGCTCACATGGGAGGGGATCGAAAAGCATTTGACATGGAAGGACGACACCAAGTTCTGGTCTACGTTCTGGGCGCAACCCATCACGGACTGCGAGCTCTACAACAAATGCGGCAACTACGGGAGCTGCACCGACGAGAACACCCCGATATGCTCTTGCTTAAAGGGATACGTGCCGGCGGTGGAGGCGGAGTGGAGCAGCGGGAACTGGACCAGTGGGTGCGTGAGGAGAACGCCATTGCAGTGCGAGAGGAACAGCAGCGGCGGAGCTGGGAGCGTACAGACCGACGGGTTCTGGAAGATGGAAGGGGTGAAGCTGCCGGACTTGTCGGACTGGGCCTCGGGCGTCGTCGACGAAGACGGATGCCGAGACGCGTGCTTGGGTAATTGCTCTTGCCGAGCCTACGCGTACGTGACCGGGATCGGATGCCTGGTGTGGGGTGTGGATTTGGTTGACATACACATCTTTTCCAGCGGCGGCAATGACATGTACCTCCGCCTTGCTGCGTCGGAGATCC agaccaagaagaagaagagcttcgtGATACTCATAGTTGTTTTAGCAGTGGTCTTATCACTGGGATGCATCTACCTGTTCTTCAAGTGCAAGAAAAGAATCAGAG CGTTCTATCGACGGAGAGGAGGCGGAGGAATCGTGTCGGTCGATCCCAACAGAGATAGAGATCGAGCAGAAGGTGGAGTGTCGTTTCCAATTCCAGATGAATCGAAGGACCAAAAATGCCAAGAGCTGCCTCTGTTTAGTTTCGATTCGATCGTTGCTTCCACATCCAACTTTGCACTCGCCAATCTGCTCGGTGAAGGTGGATTCGGTCCTGTTTACAAG GGTACGCTACCTGGAGGCCAAGAAGTAGCTCTAAAGAGACTGTCAAGGAGCTCGGGACAAGGCGAGACCGAATTCAAGAATGAGGTCATCCTAATGGCAAAGCTACAACACAGGAACCTCGTGAGGCTCTTGGGTTGTTGCATTCATGGAGAAGAGAGGATACTCGTCTACGAATACATGCCCAATAGAAGCTTGAATGCCTTCCTTTTTG ATCCGAGAAAGAAGGGATTGCTGGAGTGGAAGACGAGGTACGACATCATCGAAGGGATCGCCCGAGGCCTCCTCTACCTTCACAGGGACTCGAGACTACGGATCATACACCGGGATCTGAAGGCCAGCAACATATTGCTGGACAAGGACATGAATCCCAAGATCTCAGATTTCGGCATGGCGAGGATCTTCGGCAGTGACGACAACGAAACGAACACGAAAAGGGTGGTGGGAACATA TGGCTATATGTCTCCAGAGTACGCAATGCAAGGAGTCTTCTCTGTGAAATCCGACGTTTATAGCTTCGGCGTGCTGCTTCTAGAGATTGTGAGCGGACGAAAGAACAGCAGTTTCGCGCATCAAGACTCGTCACTTAACCTCCTAGGCAGC GCATGGAAGCTGTGGAACGAGGACAACGTGATGGAGTTTGTGGATCCGGCGATAAGGGATTCATGCTCAGCGAGGCAGGCATCGAGGTGCGTCAACGTGGGGCTCTTGTGCGTGCAGGACCGGCCAAATGATCGACCGACGATGTCGTCGGTAGTAATAATGTTGGAGGGTGGGACTGCTGCTTATCCACAGCCGAAACAGCCCACGTTTTCAGCAGAAAGGAGCCCCAGCGATACAGAGTCATCCACGTTTGGTCTCAGAGTTGCTTCCGCCAGTAACTCCATCACTTTGCTCACTGCAAGATAG